The Enterobacter asburiae genome window below encodes:
- the uraH gene encoding hydroxyisourate hydrolase: MKKTAPLLILASMAFAPAAFSAPAGTLSVHILDQQTGMPPSDVTVTLEKQQQDKWTPIASGKTDHDGRIKSLYPQDQDMQPGVYKVTFKTADYFHGKKLDSFFPEIPVLFTVTRTNEKLHIPLLLSQYGYSTYKGS, from the coding sequence ATGAAAAAAACTGCCCCTCTGCTGATCCTGGCCTCGATGGCCTTTGCCCCTGCTGCCTTTAGCGCCCCTGCCGGCACGCTGAGCGTCCACATTCTCGACCAGCAAACCGGGATGCCGCCGTCGGACGTGACTGTGACTCTCGAAAAGCAACAGCAGGACAAGTGGACCCCGATTGCCAGCGGCAAAACCGACCACGACGGCCGCATCAAATCGCTCTATCCGCAGGATCAGGACATGCAGCCTGGCGTGTATAAAGTGACCTTCAAAACCGCAGATTACTTCCACGGCAAAAAGCTGGACTCCTTCTTCCCGGAGATCCCGGTGCTGTTTACCGTGACCCGCACCAACGAGAAGCTGCACATCCCGCTTCTGCTGAGCCAGTACGGTTATTCGACCTACAAGGGCAGTTAA
- a CDS encoding YbgA family protein: MTTKPVLGISGCLTGSAVRFDGGHKRMGFVMDELAQWVNFRPVCPEMAIGLPTPRPAIRLTLTDSGETQLRFSKPPHDDLTQKMADFTADYLPKIGDLSGFIVCAKSPSCGLERVRLYDENGNRGRKEGVGLFTAALLETYPWLPVEEDGRLHDPVLRENFIERVFALHELNTLRAKGLTRRGLLDFHSRYKLQLLAHHQAGYREIGPFVASLHEWEDLDAFFVAYREKLMTILKKPASRKNHTNVLMHIQGYFRNQLNTRQRGELRDVILHYRNGQLPILAPITLLKHYLAEYPDRYLMTQNYFDPYPDDLGLRLAVK, encoded by the coding sequence ATGACAACGAAACCTGTACTCGGTATTAGCGGATGTTTGACCGGTTCCGCCGTTCGCTTTGACGGCGGACACAAACGTATGGGCTTCGTCATGGATGAGCTGGCCCAGTGGGTGAATTTCAGGCCCGTCTGCCCGGAAATGGCTATCGGTCTGCCGACGCCTCGCCCGGCCATACGCCTGACGCTGACGGACAGCGGCGAAACGCAGCTCCGTTTCAGCAAGCCGCCTCATGATGACCTCACGCAGAAAATGGCCGACTTCACGGCGGACTATCTGCCAAAAATCGGCGATCTCTCGGGATTTATCGTCTGTGCAAAATCCCCAAGCTGCGGCCTGGAACGCGTGCGTCTGTACGATGAAAACGGCAACCGGGGCCGCAAGGAGGGCGTCGGGCTGTTCACCGCCGCCCTTCTTGAAACCTACCCGTGGCTGCCCGTCGAGGAAGACGGTCGGCTGCACGACCCGGTGCTGCGGGAAAACTTTATCGAGCGGGTATTTGCCCTGCACGAGCTAAACACGCTGCGCGCTAAAGGTCTGACGCGCCGTGGGCTGCTGGATTTCCACAGCCGCTATAAATTGCAGCTGCTGGCGCACCATCAGGCGGGCTATCGTGAAATCGGCCCGTTCGTTGCCTCGCTGCACGAGTGGGAAGACCTGGACGCCTTCTTCGTGGCGTACCGGGAAAAACTGATGACCATCCTGAAAAAACCCGCCTCGCGGAAGAATCACACCAACGTGCTGATGCATATTCAGGGATATTTCCGTAACCAGCTGAACACCCGCCAGCGCGGCGAGCTGCGCGACGTGATCCTGCACTATCGCAACGGACAGTTGCCTATTCTCGCCCCGATCACGCTGCTGAAGCACTACCTGGCCGAATACCCCGACCGGTATCTGATGACGCAAAACTACTTTGATCCCTATCCTGATGATTTGGGTCTGCGTCTGGCAGTCAAGTGA
- a CDS encoding AAA family ATPase — MINTLHIQNYRSIRDMSLELEQLNIVFGPNGTGKSNIYKAIHLMHSAAQGQFSQALANEGGILKVFWAGKTRSDQLRRMNLAVETETYEYELQVGFVEKLPYPSQFQLDPVIKEESIWLSGQHRRPSSQLMKRKNQTVFLNNVHHEKVTHSGTLYENESVFGQLGEPHLYPEVSQMRESLRNWRFYHEFSVSIGSAMRAPQVGFRSPVLASDGANLAAAFQTIVEIGDELLLMRILDQAFPGCVFYSDNTGGRFRMMMQREGLSRPLEPAEFSDGTLRFLCLAVALLSPRPPAFIALNEPENSLHPQMLPALASLIAEASRYSQIWLTSHSPELAKLIEKQRSFSLYQLSMVEGETRVERLG; from the coding sequence GTGATCAACACCCTGCACATTCAAAACTATCGATCCATCCGCGACATGTCGCTGGAGCTGGAGCAGCTCAACATCGTCTTCGGGCCGAACGGCACCGGGAAATCCAATATCTACAAGGCGATTCATCTGATGCACAGCGCCGCTCAGGGGCAGTTTTCCCAGGCGCTGGCAAACGAGGGCGGCATTCTTAAGGTATTCTGGGCAGGCAAAACCCGCAGCGACCAGCTGCGGCGGATGAATCTGGCGGTGGAAACAGAGACCTACGAATACGAGCTACAGGTCGGGTTTGTGGAGAAGCTGCCCTATCCCTCGCAGTTTCAGCTCGATCCGGTGATCAAAGAGGAGTCCATCTGGCTGAGCGGCCAGCACCGTCGGCCTTCGTCACAGCTGATGAAGCGTAAGAACCAGACGGTGTTTCTGAACAACGTGCATCACGAGAAAGTGACCCACAGCGGCACGCTGTACGAGAACGAATCGGTATTCGGGCAGCTCGGCGAACCGCATCTTTACCCGGAAGTGTCGCAGATGCGCGAGTCCCTGCGTAACTGGCGCTTTTATCATGAGTTTTCTGTATCAATCGGCTCGGCGATGCGCGCCCCGCAGGTCGGCTTCCGCTCCCCGGTGCTGGCCAGCGACGGTGCCAACCTGGCGGCAGCGTTTCAGACCATCGTCGAGATCGGCGACGAGCTGCTGCTGATGCGCATCCTTGACCAGGCCTTCCCCGGCTGCGTGTTTTACAGCGACAACACCGGCGGACGTTTTCGCATGATGATGCAGCGCGAAGGTCTTAGCAGGCCGCTGGAACCGGCGGAGTTCTCCGACGGCACCCTGCGCTTCTTGTGCCTGGCGGTAGCGCTGTTAAGCCCGCGCCCACCGGCGTTTATCGCGTTGAACGAACCGGAAAACAGCCTGCACCCGCAGATGCTGCCCGCCCTGGCGAGCTTAATCGCCGAGGCCAGCCGCTACTCGCAGATCTGGCTCACCAGCCACTCGCCGGAGCTGGCGAAGTTGATTGAGAAGCAGAGGTCGTTTTCGTTGTACCAGCTGTCGATGGTGGAGGGGGAGACGAGGGTGGAGAGGTTGGGGTAA
- a CDS encoding MerR family transcriptional regulator: MAYSIGEFARLSGITATTLRAWQRRYGLLKPQRTEGGHRQYSDEDVQQALKILDWVKKGVPIGQVKPLLERPMPGRTNNWQTLQQNMLQRLQDGKVESLRQMIYDAGREYPRLELVANVLRPLRSQVSANVAAAMTLRAILDGIIIAYTSFCLEGDKKAPGDNILLSGWHLNDPCEIWLEALTRTGQGHRIDILPVPPDALAPEIFPERKWLLVTSGKLTAGRKKQVEQWQQQVSLEVIIL, from the coding sequence ATGGCTTACTCCATCGGCGAATTCGCCAGACTCAGCGGCATCACCGCCACCACCCTGCGGGCGTGGCAGCGTCGCTATGGTTTACTCAAGCCACAGCGCACGGAAGGCGGCCACCGCCAGTACAGCGACGAGGACGTCCAGCAGGCGCTCAAAATCCTCGACTGGGTAAAAAAAGGCGTCCCGATCGGCCAGGTCAAACCGCTGCTGGAACGCCCGATGCCGGGACGGACCAACAACTGGCAAACCCTGCAGCAGAACATGCTGCAACGCCTGCAGGACGGCAAGGTCGAGTCCCTTCGCCAGATGATTTACGACGCCGGACGCGAATATCCAAGGCTGGAGCTGGTCGCGAACGTGCTGCGCCCGCTGCGCAGCCAGGTCTCGGCCAACGTCGCTGCCGCCATGACCCTGCGCGCGATCCTCGACGGCATCATCATCGCCTACACCTCGTTTTGCCTCGAAGGCGATAAAAAAGCGCCGGGCGATAATATTCTGCTCAGCGGCTGGCACCTCAACGACCCGTGCGAGATCTGGCTCGAAGCCTTAACGCGTACCGGGCAGGGCCACCGAATCGACATCCTGCCGGTTCCGCCTGACGCGCTGGCACCGGAAATTTTCCCGGAGCGCAAATGGCTTCTGGTCACCAGCGGCAAACTCACCGCCGGGCGGAAAAAACAGGTGGAGCAGTGGCAGCAGCAGGTATCGCTTGAAGTGATTATCCTCTGA
- a CDS encoding type II toxin-antitoxin system VapC family toxin, producing the protein MTCLTPGDVCISSITEAELLYGADKKKSSRLKETIQEFLNTITICDWDSEAAATYGELRAAMEKRGKVMGDLDQLIAPHAISRRTTIVTNDRAFRMVQELTVEDWTTTS; encoded by the coding sequence ATGACATGTTTGACTCCGGGGGACGTTTGTATCTCAAGCATTACCGAAGCAGAGTTGCTGTATGGTGCAGATAAGAAGAAAAGCAGTAGATTGAAAGAAACAATCCAGGAGTTTCTCAATACCATCACGATTTGCGACTGGGATAGTGAAGCCGCCGCAACGTATGGTGAACTCCGCGCAGCAATGGAGAAGAGAGGAAAAGTGATGGGCGATCTCGATCAACTGATCGCTCCGCATGCCATCAGTCGGAGAACAACGATTGTGACTAACGATCGTGCATTCAGAATGGTGCAGGAGCTTACCGTCGAGGACTGGACGACAACGTCGTGA
- a CDS encoding GlxA family transcriptional regulator, which produces MSLINVAIVAVDGFSPFHYSVPCILFGDSVSGEKRFNVTICAETPGFLTSKDGFALNATQDYTAIGQADIVVVPYWQHVLERPPQTLLDSLVQARDNGAEIVGLCLGSFVLAYAGLLDGKRAATHWEFEHQFQSLFPHVQLDINALYVDDGNIITSAGTAAALDCCLYIIRQRFGSVVANQIARRMIVPPYREGGQAQFIAQPVPKDTRDGRINCLIDYLQQHITEPHSLDSLAEVVSMSRRTLTRHFIKATGMSVADWLTAERLRRSQILLEAGNMPIERVAELVGFNSAVTWRQQFKARFGVSPAEWRKTFRLQN; this is translated from the coding sequence ATGTCGCTAATCAACGTCGCGATTGTCGCGGTTGACGGGTTCAGCCCGTTCCACTACTCCGTTCCCTGCATTCTGTTTGGCGATTCTGTCTCCGGCGAAAAGCGCTTTAACGTGACGATCTGCGCCGAAACGCCGGGGTTCCTCACCTCAAAAGACGGATTCGCCCTCAACGCCACGCAGGACTATACCGCCATTGGTCAGGCCGATATTGTCGTCGTTCCCTACTGGCAGCACGTCCTTGAACGCCCGCCCCAGACGCTGCTCGACAGCCTGGTGCAGGCGAGAGACAACGGCGCGGAAATCGTCGGGCTGTGTCTGGGGTCGTTTGTGCTGGCCTATGCGGGGCTCCTCGACGGCAAACGTGCGGCCACTCACTGGGAGTTCGAACATCAGTTCCAGTCCCTTTTCCCGCACGTTCAGCTGGATATTAATGCCCTTTACGTGGATGACGGCAATATCATCACCTCTGCCGGAACCGCGGCGGCGCTGGACTGCTGCCTGTATATCATTCGCCAGCGCTTTGGCAGCGTGGTCGCCAACCAGATTGCCCGTCGGATGATTGTTCCGCCCTACCGCGAAGGCGGGCAGGCGCAGTTCATCGCCCAGCCGGTACCCAAAGATACCCGGGACGGACGCATTAACTGCCTGATCGACTATCTTCAGCAGCACATCACTGAACCGCATAGCCTGGACTCGCTGGCGGAGGTGGTTTCGATGAGCCGCCGCACCCTGACCCGTCATTTCATTAAAGCCACGGGGATGAGCGTCGCCGACTGGCTTACCGCCGAACGCCTGCGGCGCAGCCAGATCCTGCTTGAGGCCGGAAATATGCCGATTGAGCGCGTGGCCGAGCTGGTGGGGTTTAATTCCGCCGTCACCTGGCGACAGCAGTTTAAGGCGCGTTTTGGGGTCAGTCCGGCGGAGTGGCGAAAGACGTTTCGTCTGCAGAACTAG
- a CDS encoding efflux RND transporter periplasmic adaptor subunit translates to MKTITTSIAALLLLTGCDNAQTSAPQRPLPEVGIVTLMSQPVSVVSELTGRTTAAMSAEVRPQVGGIIQKRLFTEGDTVKAGQALYQIDPSSYRAAYDEAAAALKQAQALVQADCQKAQRYAQLVKDDGVSRQDAEDAKSTCAQDKASVESKKAAQESARINLNWTTVTAPIAGRIGISSVTPGALVTAQQDTALATVRGLDSMYVDLTRSSGDLLRLRRQTLATNSDTLSVSLILEDGSTYSEKGRLALTEVAVDESTGSVTLRAVFPNPQHQLLPGMFVRARVDEGIMNDAILAPQQGITRDAKGTATALVVNASNKVEQRQLETGDTYGDKWLVLSGLKAGDKLIVEGTDKVTAGQEVKAEEMKTSGGNA, encoded by the coding sequence ATGAAAACCATAACAACCTCCATCGCGGCATTACTCCTCCTGACAGGGTGCGATAATGCGCAAACATCTGCTCCCCAGCGTCCTTTACCGGAAGTGGGGATTGTCACCCTCATGAGCCAGCCGGTGTCCGTCGTCAGCGAACTGACCGGCCGCACCACCGCCGCCATGAGCGCCGAAGTGCGCCCGCAGGTGGGCGGCATTATTCAGAAGCGGCTGTTCACCGAAGGCGATACCGTTAAAGCCGGACAGGCGCTGTATCAAATTGACCCTTCCAGCTACCGCGCTGCCTACGATGAAGCCGCCGCGGCGCTGAAGCAGGCGCAGGCGCTGGTGCAGGCCGACTGCCAGAAGGCCCAGCGCTATGCGCAGCTGGTGAAAGACGACGGCGTGTCGCGTCAGGACGCAGAGGACGCGAAGTCCACCTGCGCGCAGGACAAGGCCAGCGTTGAGTCAAAGAAGGCCGCGCAGGAGAGCGCGCGCATTAACCTTAACTGGACCACCGTGACCGCGCCGATTGCCGGACGCATCGGCATCTCCTCCGTCACGCCCGGCGCGCTGGTGACCGCCCAGCAGGATACCGCGCTTGCCACCGTTCGCGGCCTGGACAGCATGTACGTCGATCTCACGCGTTCCAGCGGCGATCTGCTGCGTTTACGCAGGCAAACCCTTGCCACCAATAGCGATACGCTAAGCGTGTCGTTAATCCTCGAAGACGGCAGCACCTACAGCGAGAAAGGCCGTCTGGCGTTAACCGAAGTGGCGGTGGATGAATCAACCGGCTCCGTCACGCTGCGCGCCGTCTTCCCGAACCCGCAGCATCAGCTCCTGCCGGGGATGTTCGTTCGCGCGAGGGTGGATGAAGGCATCATGAACGACGCGATCCTCGCGCCGCAGCAGGGCATCACCCGCGACGCCAAAGGCACCGCCACCGCGCTGGTGGTCAATGCCAGCAACAAGGTCGAGCAGCGTCAGCTGGAGACGGGCGATACCTACGGCGACAAATGGCTGGTGCTGAGCGGCCTGAAGGCGGGCGATAAGCTGATTGTGGAAGGCACCGACAAAGTGACTGCCGGACAGGAAGTGAAGGCCGAAGAGATGAAAACCAGCGGAGGAAACGCCTGA
- a CDS encoding MBL fold metallo-hydrolase: MNITHIRNATQLITYAGKRLLIDPMLAPKGAYPGFPGTAYAERRNPTVELPVDVNTLLDADAVIVTHTHDDHWDRAAAELIAKDKPIYVQNDRDAALLRSQGFSNLTVMTDATFFGDIQIAKTQGGQHGTDRAYAVPELAERLGEACGVVLRHPDEKTLYLAGDTVWRDEVAADLQKHQPDVVVLNAGYAHVIGFGPIIMGQEDVLNVHFLLPQAHIVASHMEAINHCLLTRSALREYVEANQVSDAVSIPQDGETVIF, translated from the coding sequence ATGAACATTACCCACATTCGCAACGCCACCCAGCTGATTACCTACGCCGGAAAACGTCTTTTAATCGACCCGATGCTGGCCCCGAAGGGGGCTTATCCGGGCTTTCCCGGCACGGCGTATGCCGAACGCCGTAACCCGACGGTCGAACTCCCCGTTGACGTCAACACGCTGCTGGACGCCGACGCGGTGATCGTCACCCATACCCATGACGATCACTGGGATCGCGCCGCGGCGGAGCTGATCGCCAAAGACAAACCGATCTACGTGCAAAACGATCGTGACGCCGCGCTGCTGCGAAGCCAGGGATTTAGCAACCTGACGGTCATGACCGACGCGACCTTCTTCGGTGATATTCAGATTGCGAAAACCCAGGGCGGGCAGCACGGCACCGATCGCGCTTACGCCGTGCCGGAGCTGGCGGAGCGGCTGGGCGAGGCCTGCGGCGTGGTGCTGCGTCATCCCGATGAGAAGACGCTTTATCTTGCCGGGGATACCGTCTGGCGTGACGAGGTGGCGGCCGATCTGCAAAAGCACCAGCCGGATGTGGTGGTGCTGAACGCTGGCTATGCCCACGTCATTGGTTTTGGGCCGATTATTATGGGGCAAGAGGACGTGCTCAACGTTCATTTCCTGCTGCCGCAGGCCCACATTGTGGCGAGCCACATGGAGGCGATTAACCACTGCCTGTTGACCCGCAGCGCGCTGCGTGAGTACGTTGAAGCCAATCAGGTGAGTGACGCAGTGAGCATTCCCCAGGATGGCGAAACCGTTATATTCTGA
- a CDS encoding TetR/AcrR family transcriptional regulator, producing the protein MSTKLEERQKLRQDEIITAARRCFRASGFHAASMSQIASEAKLSVGQIYRYFSNKDAIIEEMIRRIIDSRIEEMQGKTLVEGMPQALAWRQTLNEDDDALMLEMSAEATRNPQVATMLIEAESRMFANACEHLKKQFPHLSDEHIRCCVEITAVMIEGTIYRRLTPLKVPSEQLEPLYQDILNMLFSAK; encoded by the coding sequence ATGAGCACAAAGCTGGAAGAACGACAAAAACTGCGCCAGGACGAGATCATCACCGCCGCTCGCCGCTGCTTTCGCGCCAGCGGATTTCACGCCGCCAGCATGTCGCAGATAGCCAGCGAGGCGAAGCTTAGCGTCGGTCAAATTTACCGTTATTTCAGCAACAAAGACGCGATTATCGAAGAGATGATCCGCCGCATCATCGACTCGCGCATCGAGGAGATGCAGGGCAAAACGCTGGTAGAAGGGATGCCGCAGGCGCTCGCCTGGCGACAGACCCTCAACGAAGATGACGATGCGCTGATGCTGGAAATGTCCGCGGAGGCTACGCGTAATCCACAGGTGGCGACGATGCTGATCGAAGCCGAATCGCGCATGTTCGCCAACGCCTGCGAGCACCTGAAAAAGCAGTTTCCCCACCTGAGCGACGAGCATATTCGCTGCTGCGTGGAGATTACCGCCGTGATGATTGAGGGGACGATTTATCGTCGATTAACCCCTTTAAAAGTCCCGTCAGAACAATTAGAACCCCTTTATCAGGATATTTTAAATATGCTTTTCTCTGCGAAGTAA
- the nlpA gene encoding lipoprotein NlpA has protein sequence MKRRLGALVLAGLLLAGCDQSGSDAKHIKVGVINGAEQDVAEVAKKVAKEKYGLDVELVGFSGSLLPNDATNQGELDANVFQHRPFLAEDNKAHGYKLVAVANTFVFPMAGYSRKIKAVSDLKDGATIAIPNDPTNLGRALLLLQKEKLITLKPDTGLLPTALDITANPKQLKIMELEGAQLPRVLDDPKVDVAIISTTYIQQTGLSPVHDSVFIEDKNSPYVNIVVTREDNKDAENVKEFIQSYQSPEVAKAAETIFNGGAVPGW, from the coding sequence GTGAAACGTCGATTGGGTGCTCTGGTACTTGCTGGCCTGCTGCTGGCAGGGTGCGATCAAAGTGGCAGCGATGCCAAACACATTAAAGTGGGCGTCATCAACGGCGCTGAACAGGACGTGGCGGAAGTCGCCAAAAAGGTGGCAAAAGAGAAATATGGCCTGGACGTGGAGCTGGTCGGCTTCAGCGGCTCGCTGTTGCCCAACGATGCGACCAACCAGGGGGAACTGGATGCCAACGTCTTCCAGCATCGCCCGTTCCTCGCTGAGGATAACAAGGCGCATGGCTACAAGCTGGTGGCCGTGGCGAACACCTTTGTTTTTCCGATGGCCGGCTATTCCCGCAAAATCAAAGCCGTCTCTGACCTGAAGGACGGGGCAACCATTGCCATTCCAAACGACCCGACCAACCTTGGCCGCGCGCTGTTGCTGCTGCAAAAGGAGAAGCTCATTACCCTGAAGCCGGACACCGGGCTGCTGCCGACGGCGCTGGATATTACCGCCAACCCTAAACAGCTGAAAATAATGGAGCTGGAAGGGGCACAGCTGCCGCGCGTGCTGGACGACCCGAAAGTGGATGTCGCCATCATCAGCACTACCTATATTCAGCAAACAGGGCTGTCGCCGGTGCATGACAGCGTCTTTATTGAAGATAAAAACTCGCCGTACGTGAACATTGTGGTGACGCGCGAAGACAACAAAGACGCGGAGAACGTGAAGGAATTTATCCAGTCGTATCAGTCGCCTGAGGTAGCGAAAGCGGCGGAGACGATCTTCAACGGCGGGGCGGTGCCGGGCTGGTAA
- a CDS encoding antitoxin produces MERTAKLFKKGRNQAVMLPAEFAFDTESVYIRRDEEGNVVLAAKPVQTKSWDTFFRMLSVTDVPDSFLSKEERNQSVTTRDPLDGACS; encoded by the coding sequence ATGGAACGCACAGCAAAACTCTTCAAAAAGGGGCGGAATCAGGCCGTAATGCTACCTGCTGAATTCGCTTTTGATACGGAGAGCGTCTACATCCGGCGGGATGAGGAGGGGAATGTCGTTTTGGCGGCAAAACCTGTTCAGACAAAGAGTTGGGATACGTTTTTCCGCATGCTGTCAGTTACGGACGTACCGGATTCGTTTCTGAGCAAAGAGGAACGCAATCAGAGTGTTACGACAAGAGACCCTCTGGATGGAGCATGTTCATGA
- a CDS encoding GNAT family N-acetyltransferase, giving the protein MHLSITDNVTPAEKEELLTGLRSYNGQFLDLSTFSGDIGVYVRDDNGAMLGGLIGVRKGDWLNIDFLWVSETVRGSGVGSQLIKTAEEEARRKGCKHALVDTASFQARPFYEKQGYRLQMSLQDYPYEGMQRHYLAKAL; this is encoded by the coding sequence ATGCACCTGAGCATAACAGATAATGTAACGCCCGCTGAAAAAGAAGAGTTATTAACGGGGTTGAGATCTTATAACGGGCAATTTTTAGATCTGTCGACCTTCAGCGGGGATATTGGCGTTTACGTGCGGGACGATAATGGCGCTATGCTGGGCGGGCTGATTGGGGTGCGTAAAGGCGACTGGCTGAACATTGATTTTCTGTGGGTCAGCGAGACCGTGCGCGGATCTGGCGTGGGCAGCCAGCTCATCAAAACGGCCGAAGAGGAAGCCCGACGCAAAGGCTGCAAGCACGCGCTGGTCGATACCGCCAGCTTCCAGGCGCGCCCGTTCTATGAAAAACAGGGCTACCGGCTGCAGATGTCGCTACAGGATTACCCTTATGAGGGCATGCAGCGGCATTATCTGGCGAAAGCGCTTTAA